Part of the Engystomops pustulosus chromosome 4, aEngPut4.maternal, whole genome shotgun sequence genome is shown below.
agggccaaagtcactttaatgaatctAATGGGGAGCGGAGCTCTAGAAATAGACAAAAACTGCCCCAGGAAGCCGCctgatgataaataacccccaaggtATCTATCATCCATTACTGAATAAAAGAATAGGCACAACCTTTGGGTTTGCATCTTTTTATCCTCCATTTGAGCCAAATatttgtggcagatttacttacccggtccattcgcgatccagcggcgcgttctgtgtggaggattcgggtcttccggtgattcactaaggtagttcctccgacgttcaccaggtgtcgctgctgtactGAAGTTCATCgtaatgcactgatcttcaccgagccggaccaggtgcaagtaagcgcgtgtccagcgacactttttttttttttaaatgcggcggtttctcagaatccAACGGGTCTTCGtacgaccacgccccccaatttccgttgcgtgcatgccggcggcgatgcgccacaatccgattgcgtgcgccaaaaacccggggcaattcagggaaaatcggtgcaaaacggaaaaattcgggtaaatcgccgtaaaaacgcgattcgggaccttagtaaatgaccccctttgtgggAATGGGGTTTTTATGCCACGCTCATCATTTTCAGGGAGATGGACATGGCGAGGATGTGGAATTAAGGGGGCTGGTATATTCATTTATGTGCAACTAGACGACCCCCTACTGACCCTTAATTTTACTGGTGTTTTTGAATTCCTCCCTGGTGGGGGCTATTTTTGAATTGCATCCCTATAGACACCTTCATCTACCTTAAAAATGGGGGTTGCCCAGCCCCGATCTTATGGCTGTAGTGAAAGGATAGAAAATTGCACTGTCTATAGGATTTTTCAAGTATGCTCAAGTAAGGCTTAGCTATTCTGAGAGATCCTGTtggggttcttggagaatcaattCCAAGGATCACCAATTTCGGAATAAGTTATGTCCAGTCGCCTGTATATTGGAAGGTGACAACAGGTGTTTGTGTACAGGTTCTGGAGAACATATATGTGAAGAAAATGGTCCTAACAATAACATAACGCATTATTTTAGTAAAAAGTTCCATTTATTTCCTAGTTTCAACTATTTAATCATGTAATAACCTCAGTATTTTAGCAAATGTACTGTTAGTAGGCAACAAAGTTGAGATAAAACCGTTCCAACTGCTTTCAAACAAAGTCCAGGGTCATAGATAACTGAAAATTGCAAGGAAAAAACATGCGCTCCCTAGGTACTTGGTATGAGGTATAATGGTCTCTACTCACCTTCTTGAGTTGTGCTCCGTTGAGTGCCTCTGCCACGTCCCTTCTGATGGAAGCCAAACCTCTGAACACAAGATGGAGAGAAAGAACCAGGTATCGAGTATAGTAAAAATGGGACTTCTTGTAGACACCTTTTattgttaaaataaaaacatataataaaatataataaacaaatGCTTCATcaggtcatatatatatatatatatatatatatatatatatatatatatatatatatatatactgaaatATTACTTACTGAGATAATACTTTTAAAATAGCAGTGATGCAGAAATTTGTTGTGCAATTATCCAATATcaaaaaaaagtcccattttttctgtcttgagtTGGTCAGGATCAAAGATGTTGATCAGGTCAATTAAATCTGTCGCTATGGACATTTGTGACTTTTGTGGTACAGATGTTATGTGATGCAAATTTGAGCCAGAAGTTTTATTACCCTTTGATTTTATGTAATGGAAATCTGTATAGTTAAATCGTGGTGGACCTCTGCGGGGGAACTTTTCTGGATGTTGAGagacatttttattactttaactTTTACTGGACTTGAAAAGAGTTTTGTCCTACAATCCATGACTTAAATATTCTGGTCTTCTGTGACTTTCTAGGACGGGGAGGTCATAGGCATAAACACACTGAAAGTGACAGCAGGGATATCATTTGCTATTCCGTCTGATAGAATCAGGCAATTTCTTGCGGAATCCCATGATCGTCAGCTAAAAGGTAAGGATTAATTTGGAAAATATGTAGAATATATCATTATATTTGTTGAATTTACTAGACTGCACTGTAAAATATAACTGCaacatgtctgtgtatatgaccATAATACAACTCTAGTATACTCTgaacatagagcactacaactcccaacatgaccaGCCTCTGGGCAGGTCTATAAAACATGTCTATTATGCTCTATACAGaaatcactacaacccccaacatgaatGAATACTTAACATAACCATTACACTCTCTACATACAACTCTACAATCCCCAACATGACTGAATACTGGATATGAGCTTTATACTTTTTACATACAACTTTACATCCTCCAACATGAATGGCCACTGGACATAATACAACTCTATTGCACTCTATACACAGAACCCTATACAATACAATTCCATTCTAGTCTATACATAgatcactacaactcccaacatgaaaGATTATTGGACGTGACCGTAATACAACTCTATCATAGAGTTTTAATATGGTCATGTCTAGTGGTCAGacatcactacaacccccaacatgactgaCCACTAGACATGACCATATTACAACTCTATTATACTAATGTGTCCGACATGAGCACCCCTAGGCCATAAGGGTACAGACGCCTCAGAAAAGAAGGATACCTCATTTGGCTCCATTGTTTGAAAAACCCCTGTTTGTTCCTATGCTGCTCATTACCAAGGAACTTATACATATTAAATTTTGTGAAACTGGCAATCACCAACAACTTTGGTCTTTAGGATAGATGGCTTTAGCCTAGGGTAAGAAGACTTCTCTCCAAAGATGTCTCTGCCCATGTCTCCTCTGCTTACAATCACTTGGTCAAGCCTTGGAGGGTGACAATCCCTTCCTGAATTGCAACAAGTGCCTCCTCATGTCTCCTCTGCCATACCCCAGCTATATTCCAAGAGCCTCTGAAAGATATAATCCATAATCTGCTCAACATCTGTGGTGTACTATGGACAATAGCTCGACCAATGTGCCTAATCTGTAGTTGGTTGGTAGTACAATGGTTACAGGAGAGAGATTTTTCTTGCCATAATCTCTTACTAACATTTTATGATGTTCCCAAAAAAGTTCTGCGGTCACCTGTATTGCCCTCAATACCCCAACTTTGACTGTTAATTCGTTATTCCTCATTTCTACTCTTTGACAACTCCCATCTCTTACCAAATAGGTAGTGGAGACCATGCCTCTTCCAGTTCTAAGGGAAAGGGACATGCAGGTTCATTTCCAAATTGTTCTCCAACCATGAGAAGGCTTCTTCGTTTACTTCTCAACATTAAGTCGGCTTTAAAGGCTGGAGATATCTTATTTAGATATCCAAACAGAACATTCAGCTGTCATCTAGATGGATTATAGCATCTTGATTTACGTACGGTACATAAACTGAACCATGGTTAAGGGCGGTGGTCACCATTTTTTATTGCTTTCTCAAGAAGTTGAAAACATGACATTTCAATGTCTTTTGCCAATGTTTATGGTCTATAGAAAGTATCCTCATATTCCTTTTACAAGAGCTTCATACACGAAGGTACCAACAGCTAATTTTGACTATAGGGACTTTCTCCATTTTTGGCAAGACACCAAGACCACCAAGACCCCAGCTTCTATTCATCAGATCTGATCCTATTTGGTTTTCCTCAGCAGATAAAGTCTCATTCTTCACCAAGAACATTTGTCTGAAGATATCACCTTGCACTTTTGTCCTCAGTTCTTTAGACCACTCCTGGTCTTAAAGAAGAACATCTTGGTCCCATATACACTTTGGTTGGCCCCTGCTCTGGAATTCCCAAAGAGTGTATATATAGAACACCTCCATACCTGACATAATACACTATTATACTAGGAACATCAAACACCCCACCTCCTATCATGGTCTGACTACTATACAGTagtaatacataaatatatatatatatatatacagcccccctgataatacatatatatacagtcccccccagtaatacgtatatatacatatgaaacAAGTCTACCGGCTACTGCTCGGTTTTCTGAACCAGCTGCTGTTTTAACAGCTGATTCATAAAACCCGGGGAACCAGACCAGAATTGGACCCCAACTCATAGTAGGCAATTTGGGCGGCTTTGGGACTGCCTGAATTGGCCAAATTTGGTGGGGGGCCCCTGTATGGTCATATTCTTTTGGACCATCAATCAGCACCAGAAaataataattccaatttacttttttttttcaggaaagtcCCTTTCAAAAAAGAAATACATGGGAGTGAGGATGTTACAGCTTTCTTCAAGGTATAACTTTATTTTCTGACTCTTGcttcatatatacagtgtatattttatagggaattaatttataatggcCATTTCGAGTTAAttttaaaactgaaaaaaaaatactaaaaaaaatattttcccagtttttgtaactttaaccccccgaaaaatttaaatgaaaaaaggtctcttaactttttatttttaactatcccaatgtgtcatgaaaaaaaatgcagcaaaaaaaatgACGGTATTGCACAAAAATAGGAAGTTGTGACCCTTAAAACAATAATTATGAAAATTTGTTAGAAATGCTGCGGTCAGTAAAGCCTTTTAAGccctggtcagaaaggggttaatagatgtatattggtaaattacctaatatcctgagcccctcacttattacaaaatacatgaggtaaagcggCCGACCCCTTTATGGAGAAGTTGGCCCCTCCCCCACCTGCCGAAGTACCTTCCTCCCTATGGCAGGGCCCCACCACCATTGCAATGCTACCTCTGCATTGGATACCCAATGGCACTTGGATAGTCCCAGAAGATTTATGGCAAATCCTCATTATTTTGCAGTCTTATCCGTGAACTCAAGATGAGAGATGACGATTTCCCCGATGTTAACGCTGGAGTGTATGTATTTGAGGTCATTCCGGGAACCGCAGCTGCAAGGTAAGAGGCCATTTAATTCCCATTGAGTATGAGAATATATAATGGACACAAGGCCACCTCCCATCATCCCCAGCAAAATGGGGTATGGGGGAACCAATCATGCAGAATGTATCTGTTACTCATTGAGGGATTTCCTAAACACGGCATCTAAGGGGGATCAGAGTTTGGTGATATAATAGATTCCCATACACCTGTGGGTATACAGTGTATCTAACTTTTCAGCCAAGAGTATAACAGAGCATGTAATGTTTCTGCTCCTGAGGCTCACTCCTCTCCATGGGCTTCTTTTTACTCTGATGCCTCTGTGTTTTATCTAGCAAGAGGGAGTTCAGCATGAAATAGACAAGGGTGTAGAAAGTAATAACTACTGTAACAACTGcacagtttgttgaaaagttagtggCCATTTAATGTCATAATTATATCCAGTGTAACACCCCACTACTAACTTATATTTTAGTGATGAGAGGGGAATAAACGCTGCCAGAATTATCTTACCATCAAATTTTTgttatcactgtgtgtgggaggagtaatcaggactcttactatgTGTGGGCAAGGTTATcgggactcttactgtcaatcactgggtgtgggtggagtaatcgggACTCTTACTATCAATCACTGCCTGAGGGCGGAGTAATCgagactcttactgtcaatcactgtgtgtcggAGTAATCcagactcttactgtcaatcactgggtgtgggcggagtaatcgagactcttactgtcaatcactgtttggGGTTGGTAATCaggactgttaggatcagtggatcctctggaccaccgcgggaggtggaactagccaacacctgggaccggaggcagccgaggttgaggtaccttagcggatgacaatctcgtagtcaggtccaggcacagggtcagggcaggcggcagagatgcaacgtcaagtccaagtccggggtcagcaacaggaggtccaggcagatgggagcgggaacacaggcacacggaacacaccaacacggaggaacttgggtaacacaggactcaggagcgggaacacacaggaacgcaggaatacacaggaacgcaggaatacacataaacacaagaatacacaggaacgcaggaatactcgcttggaagctttctctaaggctatgaggcacaaagatccggcaaggcaggaagggaggtgccggattataaggtggaagTGTTCAGCCAACACACCAATCAGCgttgcgctgggcctttaaattttctgcaaccaggcggggacgcgcgcgcacggcagtccgacggagatcaggagccgggacaggtgagtccggGGAAGCGGGGGCCAAGGGAGCACTTGTAGGAGCACGGGTGcgaccgcgatccgagacagggatcgcgggagcacccgtgacaaggactctcactgtcaatcactgggtgtaggaggagtaatcaggacttttactgtcaatcactgtgtgttggtGGAGTAATtaagactcttactgtcaatcactgtgtgtgggtggggttatcaggactcttactgtcaatcactgtgtgtgggaaggGAAATCAGAACTcttactatcaatcactgtgtgagggCGGAGTAATcgagactctcactgtcaatcactgtgtgtgggaggggtaatcaggactctcactatcaatcactgtttgtgggcagggttatcaggactctcactgccaatcactgcatgtgggcggggtaatcaggactctcactgtctctcccAGGAGTCATGTCTCCACTTACCTACAGTATTGCATTTCTCTTTAATGTCTATGATACTGTCCTCTGCAGTGCTGGCATGAAGGATCATGATGTCATCATCAGCATTAATGGAAGAACGGTGAGCACTACAGAGGAAGTGACTGAAGCAGTGAAGGTCAGCGAAACGTTATCCATTGTGGTACGAAGGGGCAACGAAGATATCATCCTCAATGTAGTGCCGGAAGAGATGGGCTAGAACCACGGCAGAATGTTCTGAAGTTCAGATGTCCCAATCTGTCATCCAGGTCCCCAATCTCCTTACAGCACCTTGTGGACAGAAGCTTATACGTGGATATCACCAACCGGCTCCATTGTTGAGCCCCCACTTTGTGGGAACGCAGTCCTTCTATGACACAGGTTGTGGGGGGAGGATCATTATCCTATAGACACAAATATTACATAATTATATATGAACCTGAACTAAAACGGATATATGTATTATGCTTTTATGTTCAATCTCATATTCAATGAGGATCAATGGAAATCATTCAACACAGCCCACCAGAGGACAGACGTTATGAAGAACGCAAAATCTCGGCCATATTTACACCCATACATAAGGACTTTGTAGGAAATCTTTTAATTCTTAAAGGagtctgcttaaaggggttgtccactgctTTCAATCTGTTATAAGTAGAAAGATCCTCAAAAAATAAGCTGCAAGCACCCCCACAGGGGAAATTAAGTATTACACAGTCATTATTGAATTCAATGGGCTATCCATGTAATCCTTGGTCCAGCAGAGTGGGGGCGCTCTTAGCAGTTTCTTCTCTTCTAAATCTGGAGAGCCTCAATGAGGTATGTTCATCTACTAAAGGGGGTTACACAGGGTTAcaaaaacatggcttctttccCTTTTAATAGTACCACACTTGTCTTAAAGATTGTTTAAAGGGGTACTCTAGGCTAAAAATAGTGATGGTCTATCCTAAGGATAGATATTAGTTTGTTGGGGGTCCAATATCCAGTCCTTTCACAGATTAGCTATCCATAGGGAATGGGAATAGGAAGCGGACAGCTCCACTCACAGTGTTGGggctgaactgagtcactgcagctcagctgccaGTTAGCAAAATtgaagctgatctgcagtaactggGTCTGACCACTATACTGAAAGCGGAGCTATTTACTTTCGGTTCCAATCTCTATGTATCTGGGGTGGGGAATTCTGGGTATTGGAGCAATACAAGTCTGATATTAAGTACCAACTCTATGGTATTGTTTTCAATAtttccaacccctttaaatgaatagAGACTGAGCTGTATTACCACACAGGAATGGAGCAATATTTTGTAAGTCTGTACACCCCCTTTAACTCAGAAAGCCCAAAGAGGATTTTGAGAAATGGGTTTTATAAACCAGATATTCCCTTTAATCTAGATTGTATTATATATTAACCACATAAAAAACGCTTTTACCACACAAATAACCTCTTAGTATATAAAATTGTACAATTCCCGACAATATATATAACAATAGATTATCGGAATTGATGCGGATATCAGAGACGTCCATTGCTGGTGTGGTAGGtatacatgaatatatatatacttatagtaTTACTTGCAgttctagctatatactggtccATAGGCTCGCACTTATACGGTAATACTAGGATTTTCGAGGTCGTAGCACATGGCTCTGTGCACACTACAAGAAGCCTGGG
Proteins encoded:
- the HTRA4 gene encoding serine protease HTRA4 isoform X2, translating into MAVSSGSGFIVSEDGLIVTNAHVLTNKQRIKVEVKDGAHYDAKIKDIDQKLDIALIKIDPDAPLPVLMLGRSSDLRPGEFVVALGSPFSLQNTVTTGIISTTQRGGKELGLKDSDMDYIQTDAIINYGNSGGPLVNLDGEVIGINTLKVTAGISFAIPSDRIRQFLAESHDRQLKGKSLSKKKYMGVRMLQLSSSLIRELKMRDDDFPDVNAGVYVFEVIPGTAAASAGMKDHDVIISINGRTVSTTEEVTEAVKVSETLSIVVRRGNEDIILNVVPEEMG